Within the Epinephelus lanceolatus isolate andai-2023 chromosome 22, ASM4190304v1, whole genome shotgun sequence genome, the region CTTGTAGAGATGGCTCGACTGCTGCTTTTTGAAAAACTACCTTTGGTTTCATATTTCCAGGTGACGCCTGATCTCTGCTTTCAGTCTTTAACTTTGAATAGTTTCCTGGATGCATGTTTATATGGTACGGTAAACACCAATGTATAGAGGAGGTGGACTGATATACTGTGAAACTCCAAGACACTGCTCAGCACCCCACAGAGAgtttctctcctttcctttatCTATTTGGTATTGTCGTGTCCAAGTGTGTGAAAACAACCTGCGTTTAAGGTGTGTCACTGTTTGCTCAAGGGTTCAAAGTTCAAGGCACTCCTGTCTCTGTTCATACACACTTCAAACAGCAGACACATACAGCACAATTTAAATCCAATTATCATAAAAAAGTGGAAATGAGCTTTAAAAAATTGGTGAGTAATGGGCGGATTTTACACAGAAGCGAGCCTCTCCATGCTTCTGTTTTTGCCCCCCTTGTCACCCATTCCACCGTGTCCCGTCCACGGATACACCGATCCCCCCGGCACACGTACAACCATGTGAATGACTGACATGTGCTGGATTCCATATGCAGACAGCAGAGCGGAGTCTTCGTCCAGTAACTTGTCTGTGAAGATCAGTCGTATGTACTCTAGGCAGATACAGGAACCCACACATAGCTTAGGTCCAATATGCAACAACTGAAAGTGAACTGATTTAAGCATTATAACCATGTCAGTGTCAAGTGTCCGTTAATTTCAATCATGAACATGTGTAGGTTGCATGAATAATCCAAAGTGACTGTACCTGGGTCTCCACAGT harbors:
- the LOC144459610 gene encoding uncharacterized protein LOC144459610; the encoded protein is MVVKVTVVGLRGDKMEIDLCDTEEQFESITVLQLKEEILKRQPDCGDPEYIRLIFTDKLLDEDSALLSAYGIQHMSVIHMVVRVPGGSVYPWTGHGGMGDKGGKNRSMERLASV